In Juglans microcarpa x Juglans regia isolate MS1-56 chromosome 7D, Jm3101_v1.0, whole genome shotgun sequence, the following are encoded in one genomic region:
- the LOC121239916 gene encoding peptidyl-tRNA hydrolase, mitochondrial isoform X3, with product MLNRLSRHCFCTATPRPWLFVGLGNPGDKYKGTRHNVGFELIDAFAESQGISMNTVHCKAIFGQGFVDEVPVFIAKPQTYMNLSGESTGPLAAYYKLPLNRVLVFHDDLDLPCGVLRLHHKGGHGSHNGLKSVIDHFRGNREFPRLRIGIGRPPGQMDPKAFLLQKFNATARERVSCGYVLLNMLDYSVTNPLMPLWKRGLAY from the exons ATGCTTAACAGGTTAAGCAGGCATTGCTTTTGCACTGCTACTCCTCGCCCATGGCTCTTTGTAGGCTTGGGAAATCCTGGGGATAAGTACAAAGGAACTAGACACAAT GTTGGGTTTGAGCTAATTGATGCATTTGCTGAATCACAAGGGATCTCTATGAACACAGTTCATTGCAAAGCTATCTTTGGGCAAG GTTTTGTTGATGAAGTCCCTGTTTTTATTGCGAAGCCTCAAACTTACATGAATCTTAGTGGGGAATCT ACTGGACCACTTGCAGCTTATTATAAGCTACCTCTTAATCGTGTTCTTGTG TTTCATGATGACTTGGACTTGCCCTGTGGGGTGCTTCGACTTCACCACAAAGGAGGTCATGGAAGCCACAATGG GTTAAAGAGTGTGATCGATCATTTTCGAGGGAACAGAGAATTTCCCCGGCTAAGAATTG GGATTGGGAGGCCTCCTGGACAAATGGATCCCAAAGCATTCTTGCTCCAAAAGTTCAATGCAACAGCCCGAGAACGAGTGAGTTGTGGTTATGTGCTCTTGAATATGTTAGACTACAGTGTAACAAACCC
- the LOC121239916 gene encoding peptidyl-tRNA hydrolase, mitochondrial isoform X5, with translation MLNRLSRHCFCTATPRPWLFVGLGNPGDKYKGTRHNVGFELIDAFAESQGISMNTVHCKAIFGQGFVDEVPVFIAKPQTYMNLSGESTGPLAAYYKLPLNRVLVFHDDLDLPCGVLRLHHKGGHGSHNGDWEASWTNGSQSILAPKVQCNSPRTN, from the exons ATGCTTAACAGGTTAAGCAGGCATTGCTTTTGCACTGCTACTCCTCGCCCATGGCTCTTTGTAGGCTTGGGAAATCCTGGGGATAAGTACAAAGGAACTAGACACAAT GTTGGGTTTGAGCTAATTGATGCATTTGCTGAATCACAAGGGATCTCTATGAACACAGTTCATTGCAAAGCTATCTTTGGGCAAG GTTTTGTTGATGAAGTCCCTGTTTTTATTGCGAAGCCTCAAACTTACATGAATCTTAGTGGGGAATCT ACTGGACCACTTGCAGCTTATTATAAGCTACCTCTTAATCGTGTTCTTGTG TTTCATGATGACTTGGACTTGCCCTGTGGGGTGCTTCGACTTCACCACAAAGGAGGTCATGGAAGCCACAATGG GGATTGGGAGGCCTCCTGGACAAATGGATCCCAAAGCATTCTTGCTCCAAAAGTTCAATGCAACAGCCCGAGAACGA